The Colias croceus chromosome W, ilColCroc2.1 genome contains a region encoding:
- the LOC123704840 gene encoding ankyrin repeat and zinc finger domain-containing protein 1-like isoform X1, giving the protein MRGKEELSSDGEGYAWVERCQRLTIPGYQRWAVLMVSGGHFAGAIFSGAVPVVHKTHHSYVTRRGQGQAQSARDQHGNMPRSAGASLRRYNQAAFLEHVQEIISAWSEDLIGCSLVLYRAVGSTNQAALFGKNSPLNRDDFRVRALPFPTRKPTYKEVKRVHDTLASIEVYETMELFQKALIASTVKDGKAADPNAEKKKTQKSPGKPIDRAKSRERTPRELPTQMLSSEDEGPCFIDSETPVGWIKTLSEQSSKGVITNSRKDLLNDHSASAHSSCSEQEIVQEKRVKKKKKKKEEKPVKKLVVMQKIPANVKKMWKVISGNEQSSLETILEAWEGDLEEACNIQDPNDGNTALHKAAIAAKPEMVTALLTAGSDPCIRNHQLQTPYAATTFSLEAQVF; this is encoded by the exons GAAGAATTATCTTCCGATGGCGAAGGTTACGCATGGGTGGAGCGCTGTCAACGTCTAACTATACCAGGCTATCAACGGTGGGCAGTATTGAtg GTATCTGGCGGCCATTTCGCTGGTGCCATATTCTCGGGTGCAGTACCGGTAGTGCACAAAACGCACCACTCGTACGTGACGCGGCGCGGGCAGGGCCAGGCGCAGAGCGCGCGGGACCAGCACGGCAACATGCCGCGATCTGCTGGCGCTAGCTTGAGAAGATACAATCAAGCGGCTTTCTTGGAG cATGTGCAAGAAATAATATCCGCTTGGTCGGAAGACCTGATTGGCTGTTCACTAGTGCTATACCGCGCGGTCGGCTCGACCAATCAGGCGGCGTTATTTGGCAAGAACTCTCCGCTCAATAGAGATGACTTTAGAGTTAGAGCTTTACCATTCCCTACGAGAAAACCTACGTATAAGGAAGTGAAACGGGTGCATGATACATTGGCTAGCATAGAGGTTTATG AAACAATGGAATTATTCCAAAAAGCTCTTATCGCATCGACTGTGAAAGACGGCAAAGCGGCGGACCCTAATgctgaaaaaaagaaaacacagAAGAGCCCTGGAAAACCTATCGATAGAGCAAAGTcaag ggaACGTACTCCACGCGAGTTGCCAACTCAAATGCTGTCGAGTGAAGATGAGGGTCCATGCTTTATAGACTCTGAAACTcctgtag gCTGGATAAAAACTCTTTCCGAACAGAGTTCGAAGGGAGTCATAACAAACTCAAGGAAGGACCTTCTTAACGACCATTCAGCAAGCGCCCATAGTTCTTGCAGCGAACAAGAGATTGTACAAGAGAAGAGAgttaagaagaaaaaaaagaagaaagaagagaAGCCGGTGAAGAAGCTGGTGGTGATGCAGAAGATACCGGCTAATGTTAAAAAG ATGTGGAAAGTGATATCTGGCAACGAGCAAAGCTCCCTAGAGACGATTCTAGAAGCGTGGGAGGGGGATTTGGAAGAGGCGTGCAATATTCAAGACCCGAACGATGGTAACACCGCGCTACATAAAGCGGCTATAGCTGCCAAACCTGAAATGGTTAC TGCACTCCTAACAGCGGGCAGCGATCCCTGTATCCGTAATCACCAATTACAAACTCCATACGCGGCTACTACTTTCTCTCTGGAAGCGCAAGTATTCTAA
- the LOC123704840 gene encoding uncharacterized protein LOC123704840 isoform X2, translating to MEKLKFMFQVKPTTDGKSNFIAITLIATQDDKVYLIPEEYQTISFHKHILASKSFTTVKNTLKKRYQTRNVWIKTTEDILKTYVDEDGNMIFQDQFLEESTQEQLSFESKKYSEDPVIKILEKLVEDQQNKEKQSVKKLAERFVIEKFDGRNSSAYEWMNVFEKECTRFDIIKDEEKIEIFRLFLEKSCTDWYSSMMIKLSLHSEWSKWKSSFLQTYANKGWTSSKYALSFKYQSGSLLEYAVKKEKLLLEIRKTMDEGTLIDIIAAGLPDFITDKINKEEILHTSNLFNELGKLEHLVTKKKNIFKKKEDLKPIKEKCSICEKLKKGIRFHSEDSCWFKQKTNIEKDKKQIKLINNSELECELQCEDQKN from the coding sequence atggaaaaattaaaatttatgttccaAGTAAAACCAACAACAGATGGAAAGTCAAACTTTATTGCCATAACCTTAATTGCCACGCAAGATGACAAAGTCTACTTAATCCCTGAAGAATATCAAACAATATCGTTTCATAAACATATCTTAGCCTCGAAAAGCTTCACCACTgtgaaaaatacattaaaaaaacgaTATCAAACCAGAAATGTTTGGATAAAAACTACAgaggatattttaaaaacatatgtTGATGAGGACGGTAACATGATTTTCCAGGACCAATTTCTAGAGGAAAGTACCCAAGAACAATTATCTTTTGAGAGTAAAAAGTATTCTGAAGAtcctgtaataaaaattttagaaaaattagtTGAAGATCaacaaaacaaagaaaaacaaagtGTAAAAAAGTTAGCCGAGAGATTTGTTATTGAAAAGTTTGACGGAAGAAACTCAAGTGCATATGAGTGGATGAATGTATTTGAAAAAGAATGTACAAGGTTTGACATAATAAAAGATGaagaaaaaattgaaatcttccgactatttttagaaaaatcatGCACTGATTGGTATTCTTCcatgatgataaagttaagTCTACACTCCGAATGGTCAAAATGGAAATCAAGTTTCTTGCAAACTTATGCCAATAAAGGTTGGACATCTAGCAAGTATGCTTTATCGTTCAAGTATCAATCAGGATCTTTACTAGAGTATGCAGTGAAAAAGGAAAAACTTTTACTCGAGATAAGGAAAACAATGGATGAAGGCACCCTAATTGATATAATTGCTGCAGGCTTACCAGATTTTATAAcagataaaattaacaaagaaGAAATTTTACATACAAGCAATTTATTCAATGAACTAGGCAAATTAGAACATCTGGtcacaaagaaaaaaaatatcttcaagAAAAAAGAAGATTTAAAGccaattaaagaaaaatgcagtatatgtgaaaaattaaaaaaaggcaTACGCTTTCATTCAGAAGATTCCTGTTGGTTTAAACAAAAgacaaatattgaaaaggataaaaagcaaataaaacttataaacaaTTCAGAATTAGAATGTGAATTACAGTGTGAAGACCAAAAAAACTAA